One Dictyoglomus turgidum DSM 6724 DNA window includes the following coding sequences:
- a CDS encoding glycosyltransferase family 9 protein, which translates to MDRLMQVWKESLIFKVLNLLEDKIKTKLEPIISTSFFFPFFHLVLEYYLYIFLFLLPFLSSGKIAVGIFIAFILWVVDTFLAKDRKFFESLDTFTLLYILFMLINLVATFFSPYLMPAIKGYLKFCVYFGIFLVFRDVFKNKEKVKRAIFAILFSTFLLSLYCLYQWIIKVPPLAGWEDVEFVGENVTRVYGTLQNPNLLGGYLIGIFPFILSSIFIFRFKSIPLLASLLSFLSIIWTYSRGAYFGFFVSLILYFYFVIHMIWGFANRRQRKILLTFIIALVFLGVGIFLKSSYLQKRIFSIFTLWGHSSNATRIVIWERSFKIFKDFFLTGIGLGNDVFRRVYAFYMEPKFTALASYNLFMEIGIEGGIFALIVFLLMLYYLFSRFIKRYDSWDMEQKLIGITSLSSVVAPIFHGFVDTIWYRPYPQIIFWFSVSILVNLYKDKKESKILLFNLGGLGDQILFLPVIKALKEKLNPKITIITERRGRKIYDLLKMDVIEFNPKENFSLKDTVYLLTKLHRENYDISISTGKSLFIPIFMYLVGAPIRAGYKENPLSFLYTHKASSKRNEYMARVHFRLVEAIFKDASYANPEIELSEGIKDEVERRIIEYGLKPFEYTLLHPGVSKMSIKRGIDRRWSEENWVELIKRLKEHNIDYVIIYGPDEEDSIRELKEKVPDGKFVSPKSLEEFLGWIYYSKVMVCLDSAPLHLGVALKKPIVALFGPTNPAEILPIDPIYQVAKIDLPCEPCLWDKRKRVCESLDCMKIPVDLVWEKLMIFVKS; encoded by the coding sequence CATTTTCCTTTTTTTGCTTCCTTTTTTATCCTCAGGAAAGATTGCTGTTGGAATTTTTATAGCTTTTATTTTATGGGTTGTTGATACCTTTTTGGCTAAGGATAGAAAATTTTTTGAAAGTCTTGATACTTTTACTTTGCTTTATATTTTATTCATGTTGATAAATCTTGTGGCTACGTTCTTTTCCCCCTATTTGATGCCTGCCATAAAGGGTTATTTAAAATTCTGTGTTTATTTTGGAATATTCTTAGTCTTCAGAGATGTATTTAAAAATAAAGAGAAGGTTAAAAGAGCTATTTTTGCTATACTTTTTTCTACCTTTTTATTGTCCCTATATTGTCTTTATCAGTGGATAATAAAAGTTCCCCCTCTTGCAGGTTGGGAAGATGTGGAGTTTGTTGGTGAGAATGTAACAAGGGTTTATGGGACCCTTCAAAATCCAAATCTTCTTGGAGGATATTTAATTGGCATTTTTCCTTTTATCCTTTCTTCCATCTTTATTTTTAGATTCAAAAGTATTCCTCTTCTTGCAAGTTTACTTTCTTTCCTTTCTATAATTTGGACTTATTCAAGAGGAGCCTATTTTGGCTTCTTTGTTTCTTTGATTTTGTATTTTTATTTCGTTATTCATATGATTTGGGGATTTGCAAATAGGAGACAGAGGAAAATTTTATTAACCTTCATTATAGCTTTAGTATTCTTAGGAGTGGGAATTTTCTTAAAATCTTCTTATCTTCAAAAAAGGATATTCTCAATTTTTACCCTTTGGGGACATTCCTCTAATGCTACAAGGATAGTTATATGGGAAAGATCTTTTAAGATATTTAAGGACTTTTTCTTAACAGGAATTGGGCTTGGAAATGATGTTTTTAGGAGAGTTTATGCCTTTTATATGGAGCCTAAATTTACTGCTCTTGCATCTTACAATCTTTTTATGGAAATAGGAATCGAAGGAGGAATATTTGCTCTTATAGTATTTCTTCTGATGCTATATTATCTCTTTAGTAGGTTTATTAAAAGGTATGATTCATGGGATATGGAACAAAAGTTAATTGGGATAACTTCATTATCATCAGTTGTTGCTCCCATTTTCCATGGTTTTGTAGACACTATTTGGTATAGACCTTATCCTCAAATTATTTTTTGGTTTTCTGTTAGTATACTTGTGAATTTATATAAAGATAAAAAGGAATCGAAAATACTGCTTTTTAACTTAGGAGGATTAGGTGATCAAATACTTTTTCTTCCTGTGATAAAAGCTCTTAAAGAAAAGCTTAATCCTAAAATAACTATAATTACAGAGAGAAGAGGTAGAAAAATTTATGATCTTTTGAAAATGGATGTAATAGAATTTAATCCTAAGGAAAATTTTTCATTAAAAGATACAGTGTATCTTTTAACAAAACTTCATAGAGAAAATTATGATATCTCAATTTCTACGGGAAAGTCCCTCTTTATACCTATTTTTATGTATCTTGTAGGAGCACCTATAAGGGCAGGATATAAAGAGAATCCTTTGAGCTTTTTGTATACTCATAAGGCTTCTTCAAAGAGAAATGAATATATGGCAAGGGTTCATTTCAGGCTTGTGGAGGCAATCTTTAAAGATGCTTCTTATGCTAATCCTGAAATAGAACTTTCAGAAGGTATAAAAGATGAGGTCGAAAGGAGAATTATAGAATATGGATTGAAGCCTTTTGAATATACGCTTTTGCATCCTGGTGTAAGTAAGATGAGTATTAAAAGGGGTATAGATAGAAGATGGTCTGAGGAAAATTGGGTAGAGTTAATAAAGAGATTAAAAGAGCACAATATAGATTATGTGATTATTTATGGACCCGATGAAGAAGATAGTATAAGGGAATTAAAGGAAAAAGTTCCTGATGGCAAATTTGTTTCTCCCAAGTCCTTAGAGGAATTCTTAGGATGGATATATTATTCAAAAGTCATGGTTTGTTTAGACTCTGCTCCTCTTCATCTTGGTGTTGCTCTCAAAAAACCTATTGTGGCTCTTTTTGGTCCTACAAATCCTGCTGAGATCTTGCCTATAGATCCCATTTATCAAGTGGCAAAGATTGATCTTCCTTGTGAGCCTTGTCTTTGGGATAAAAGAAAAAGGGTTTGCGAATCTTTAGATTGTATGAAAATACCCGTGGATTTGGTATGGGAAAAATTAATGATCTTTGTAAAGAGCTAA
- the rfaE2 gene encoding D-glycero-beta-D-manno-heptose 1-phosphate adenylyltransferase, which yields MWSSERKIKTKEEICNIAERFREEGKTIVFTNGCFEILHPGHITLLEKAKSFGDILIVGINSDESVKKIKGEKKLIFDEKSRLKIISALECVDYTVLFNEETPENIISIIKPHIHVKGGDYKEEDLPEAKIVKSYGGKIIIVPLIEGFSTTQIINKILALYKDH from the coding sequence ATGTGGAGTTCTGAAAGGAAAATTAAAACAAAAGAAGAAATATGTAACATAGCTGAGAGGTTTAGAGAAGAAGGAAAGACTATTGTTTTTACTAACGGATGCTTTGAAATACTACACCCAGGTCACATTACGCTTCTTGAAAAAGCAAAAAGCTTTGGAGATATCTTAATAGTTGGTATCAACAGTGATGAATCGGTAAAAAAAATCAAAGGAGAAAAGAAGCTTATATTTGATGAGAAAAGTAGATTAAAAATAATATCTGCCTTAGAATGTGTTGACTATACAGTCCTTTTTAATGAGGAAACTCCTGAAAATATAATAAGTATCATAAAACCTCACATTCATGTAAAGGGAGGAGATTACAAAGAAGAAGATCTTCCTGAAGCAAAAATTGTAAAAAGTTATGGAGGCAAAATTATAATAGTTCCACTTATAGAAGGTTTTTCAACTACCCAGATAATAAATAAGATTTTAGCTCTTTACAAAGATCATTAA
- the rfaE1 gene encoding D-glycero-beta-D-manno-heptose-7-phosphate kinase — protein MDIRERLIRIINSWKGKKIAVIGDIMIDEYIIGKIERISPEAPVPVLEIEEEKYVLGGAGNVANNIKALGGEPLLFGVVGEDIGAEKILNLLNQREIKNFLVKDKERPTTTKTRLIALSQQVVRMDKEKRNPIKEEIEMLLLEKIKENIEKIDIFLLSDYAKGVLTYSFTKKIIELAKTYGKKILVDPKGKDFTKYKGASYITPNEKEAKIATDMEENFDIIICAQKLLELIEGEGVIITRGEKGMFLYLKDSYYFIPALKAEVRDVTGAGDTVISALTLAISSDANPLEAALISNFAGSVVVRKLGTSTLSPEEIIQVIPQKINIDKNYVEF, from the coding sequence ATGGATATTAGAGAAAGACTTATAAGAATAATTAATTCTTGGAAAGGGAAAAAAATTGCAGTAATTGGGGACATAATGATTGACGAATATATAATAGGGAAAATAGAAAGAATCTCTCCAGAAGCTCCTGTGCCTGTTCTTGAGATTGAAGAAGAAAAATATGTACTTGGGGGTGCAGGAAATGTGGCTAATAACATAAAAGCCCTTGGAGGAGAACCTTTGCTTTTTGGAGTAGTGGGAGAAGATATAGGAGCAGAAAAGATATTAAACCTCCTAAATCAAAGGGAAATAAAAAATTTTCTTGTGAAAGATAAAGAAAGACCTACTACTACTAAGACAAGACTCATTGCTCTGAGCCAGCAAGTAGTAAGAATGGATAAAGAAAAAAGAAATCCCATAAAAGAAGAGATAGAGATGCTTTTATTAGAAAAAATAAAGGAAAACATTGAAAAAATAGATATATTTCTCCTGTCAGATTATGCAAAAGGAGTACTAACTTATTCCTTTACTAAGAAAATTATTGAGCTTGCCAAAACCTATGGAAAAAAAATACTTGTAGATCCTAAAGGAAAAGACTTTACAAAATATAAAGGAGCAAGCTATATCACTCCTAATGAAAAAGAGGCAAAAATTGCTACAGATATGGAAGAAAATTTTGACATTATAATTTGTGCCCAAAAACTCTTGGAGTTAATAGAAGGAGAAGGTGTAATTATTACTCGAGGAGAAAAGGGCATGTTTCTTTACTTAAAAGATTCCTATTATTTTATCCCTGCCCTTAAAGCAGAGGTCAGAGACGTTACGGGAGCTGGAGATACTGTAATATCCGCCCTGACCTTGGCAATATCTTCTGATGCAAATCCTCTTGAAGCTGCTCTTATATCTAACTTTGCTGGTAGCGTAGTGGTAAGAAAATTAGGAACCAGCACCCTATCTCCCGAAGAAATCATTCAAGTAATTCCTCAAAAAATAAACATAGACAAAAATTATGTGGAGTTCTGA